The following nucleotide sequence is from Photobacterium gaetbulicola Gung47.
ATGTTCTGCCCCATCACCTCAAACAGCGGCTTAACCTGCTCAAAAATGTCTTCACGGCCACCGGCCATGATCGATAGCGTTCCGGCCTTGGCACCCACCTCGCCCCCGGAAACAGGAGCATCGACATACCAGGCTCCCAGCGCTTCCACTTTCTCGGCAAAACCCTTGGTGGCCATCGGTGAGATAGAGCTCATATCAACCACGACTTTACCCGGGGCCAACCCTTTGGCCACACCAATATCAGAGAACAGGACCTCTTCAACCTGAGGGGTGTCCGGCACCATGGTAATGATCACTTCGGCCGCTTCCGCAACGGCGGCCGGGGTGGGGCAGGCAAACCCTTTTTCGCCCAGCAATTCCGCTGGCGCAGGCTCGAAGTGTTCGGAGAAATACAAGGTATAACCTGCATCCTGCAGATTCTTCGCCATTGGCTTACCCATGATCCCCGTTCCGATAAATCCGATATTTTTCATCCTACTTTCTCCCTTCCTTAAACTAAATTAAATGCTTTAAGCCAACCCAGACCGGCCTGAGTGCCATTTGCCGGTACGTATTCACAACCAACCCAG
It contains:
- a CDS encoding 2-hydroxy-3-oxopropionate reductase (COG2084); protein product: MKNIGFIGTGIMGKPMAKNLQDAGYTLYFSEHFEPAPAELLGEKGFACPTPAAVAEAAEVIITMVPDTPQVEEVLFSDIGVAKGLAPGKVVVDMSSISPMATKGFAEKVEALGAWYVDAPVSGGEVGAKAGTLSIMAGGREDIFEQVKPLFEVMGQNITLVGGNGDGQTCKVANQIIVALNIEAVGEALLFASKAGANPAKIREALMGGFASSKILEVHGERMVKGTFEPGFRIQLHQKDLNLALSGARELQLNLPNTATAQELFNTCAALDGSGWDHSAMIKALEHMSNHSIRG